Sequence from the Pirellulales bacterium genome:
CCAACGGTACCAATTCGCGCAGCACCGGCGTGGCATCGGGATCGTACCGTATCGCCCGCTCGTATTCGCGCAGCGCCTCGGGCAATTGCTGGCGCTCTTGGAGCATGTGGCCGGCCGAAAAATGGGCCAGCGCCGCCAGGCGATCTTCTTCTTCCTCGCTCCGGGGTTGCTTGGGGGACAATGCTTCCAGCGGATTGTCCAGCGGTTGCTTGGCCGGCGGCGCGGGATCGGCTAATAAACACGGCGAAGCCAGCAATAACGCCGCCACACTGGCCCCGGCTGCAAACAGCAATCGGTTTTTCATTACGCACCTGTTGGATAGCAAACTCGGCCCGAGCCGATTCCTTCTGCTACGCCTGCCGACCCCGAAGTCCTCGGCCAGCAAAGCCCACCGGGGTCGGCGCGAATCAGCCCGGACAATCTTCATTCAGCCTTGACGATCTTATTGTACGCGATTCACCGCGGCTTACGCTTGGCCAAACGTTTCGTGGCCGATTTCGTGCCAGCGGATCGGGCTGCAGGACGGGAAGCCGCGGTTCCGTGCCCGCCCGCCGCCTTGGCAGCTCCCGCTTTTTTGTGCGCCGACTTTTTAGCAGGCGGCTCCGCCGCAATCGATTTGGCAGCTCCCGCTTTATGGGCCTCTTTCGCGCGATCCTTTTTTCCCGGCGCTTTCTCGGCCTGCGCCGCCTGTTCGGACGATCTGGCCGCTGCGCCTTTCTTATCCGACTCTTTACCCGCGGATATTTTCGCGGCATCTGCCTTGCCGTCTCCCTTGCCAGCCGCGCTTTTGCCGTGCGGCGCTGAAGCGACGGGTGGCTCAGGCTTTTTTTGCCCACGCTTGGGATACCGGTCCTTGGCGTCGGAATTGATGCTCAACAACAGCGTTTTCATGGCCGGCGCAAATGGATTAGCCACATATTCCGCCGCCAATTGGTGCAATAGCGATGCAAACTCCGCCCCTTTGTTTTTGGGAATCGCCCGTTCCAGCCCGGCCACACTGCTCGATTGCCGCTCCGCTTCCGTGGCCAACCCAATGATGTACAACACCTCCAGCGCGCCACGATCCAGCGGAATCGAATGCCCGCCCAAGGCCTGTTGCGTTACATAGGCCACGACAAACGGCGAAGCGCCTTCCATTTTCGCCAATCGCTTGATGCCCACCCCAATATTCTGCTTCTTCACGTTTTCCAGGTCGAACGAATACGTGGCCTCGAACACGGTTTGCAACACCGATTTTAAGTTGGAGGCCGCCAGTATCGGGTCCGGAAGGTCGCGCATCGCCTCCGACAGTTCCTTGACCGTGCTCACGCGCACTTCGTTCCAATCGAAAAACGACGTCCGCAGGTGCTCGTACGTTTTTTCCGCCTTGTCATGCGCCGCGTTTTCCAAGCAACAGGCAAACAACATCAGCTCCAGCAGTCGCCGATCGCCGTTGTGCAATACCGGCTTATAACGCTGCTTGAGCACCTTGTACAATTTCGCAATTAACGTGCTACGGTTCGTGCCAGACATAATTTTTGAATGAATGTTGCAAGGACCAATCTTCGTTTTGAATGATTTACTATGTGGAAGCAATTCCGACTTGGTTTTGTCCCCTCGTGTTTTGTATTACCGCGGTCGATGTCGGCGGTCCGCGGCCCGCGTGCGGTTTTCATCGGACGCGGCATCAGCACTTTCTGGTGTGTCGATTTCGTCTTCCTCAACGTTCGCTTCTTCAACATCCACCTCGTGCGTTTCGTCCTCAGGCGGCAGCACTTGCCTCAGAAGCTGCGCGATCTCAATCGATTTTTTCACTCCCTGGTCAAGCATGAACATCAGCCGCGGCGTGTATCGCGTGTCTATCCGCTCCGCAATTTTCGCTTGTAAAAATCCCGCCGCGCTTTGCAGCCCGCGCAGGCTCAAATTCTGCCTCGTCTCGTCGCCCATGATCGAAACGTGAACTTTGGCGTTCCGCATGTCCGGCGAAACTTCCACGTGCGTCACCGTCACATCGCGAATCCGCGGGTCCCTCAACTCGGTTAATATGGCCATGCTCACCACTTCGCGGATGGCTTCGGCGGCTTTCAGGAGGCGGCGAGCGGACATAGCTAGGCAAACCAAAGCGCGCTGGGGGTTTCTTAAATCTAGGCCAAAAATGGCGGTCAAATTGCCTGAAAAACAGTACTTTTTGTCGAAAATGACGAATACCGAATGACGATTCCCGCCGCGCCGGGATGGTCATTGGTCATTTCCACTGCGGCGGATCAGTCGTCATTCAAAACGTCCGAGCAATTTCTTCCACGCGGTAACACTCCAGCACATCGCCTTCCTTGAGATCGTTGAAATTGGCAAGCTTGATCCCGCACTCCAAACCTTCGCGCACCTCGCGCACGTCGTCTTTTTCACGCCGCAGCGATTCCACCGGGTAATCGCCCACAATTCGACTGTCGCGGATCACGCGCATCCGGCTGTTGCGCTGCATATTCCCCGACAGCACCCGGCAGCCGGCAATGGTGCCCACCCGGCTGATCACAAACGTTCGCAACACCAGCGCCCGGCCCAACTCGGCCTCGCGCTTTTCGGGCTTGAGCATGCCTTCCAAGGCTTTTCTCAAATCGTCGGTGACTTGATAAATAATGTCATACCGGCGAATTTGCACGCCTTTGCGTTCCGCCAATGTCCGCGCCTTTTCATCCGGCACGACGTTGAACCCGATGATCACCGCATCGGAGGCGTCGGCCAAATGCACGTCGGCTTCGCTGATGCCTCCTACCGTGGCCTGCAACACTTTCACTTTCACTTCCGGGTGCTCCAGCTTGCCGAATTCCTTGAGCATCGCTTCGATCGAGCCTCGCACGTCGGCTCGCAAAATGATGTTCAGCGTTTGCACTTCCTGCGTGCCCAGCCGCTGGAATAAGTTTTCCAACGTCACGTGTTGCGGCGCGGTCGTGCCCAGCGATTCCAACCGAGTTTGCGCGCCACGCTGGGACGCAATCTCTCGCGCCTGGGCAATATCGCCCAGCACGTAAAACTTATCCCCCGCCGCCGGAGCAACATCCAGTCCGGTCACGTTCACCGGCGTGGACGGTCCCGCCTCTTCCAGCTTGCGCCGCGGCTGAAGGGTATCGTGCATCGCTTTCACGTGGCCGCTGGCAGCCCCGCATACCAGCGAATCCCCCACTCGCAGCGTGCCCCGTTGCACAATCAACTTGGCCACCACGCCCCGGCCTTCGTGCAGTTCCGATTCCAGGCATGTCCCCACCGCGGATCGATGTGGGTTGGCTTTGAATTGTTTGTCGTCGGCCACAAACAGCAACATTTCCAGCAAATCATCAATCCCTTGGCCCGTCAGCGCGCTGCATTTAACCAA
This genomic interval carries:
- the rbfA gene encoding 30S ribosome-binding factor RbfA, whose translation is MSARRLLKAAEAIREVVSMAILTELRDPRIRDVTVTHVEVSPDMRNAKVHVSIMGDETRQNLSLRGLQSAAGFLQAKIAERIDTRYTPRLMFMLDQGVKKSIEIAQLLRQVLPPEDETHEVDVEEANVEEDEIDTPESADAASDENRTRAADRRHRPR